A window from Schistosoma haematobium chromosome 3, whole genome shotgun sequence encodes these proteins:
- the NAA40 gene encoding N-alpha-acetyltransferase 40 (EggNog:ENOG410V94I~COG:S~BUSCO:EOG091G0M04), which produces MRKHCIKSKNGGLISYKKSKAKELVNNANKISCLIKELNISLEIPDYLNVNNAITIECIKASKADVAIIDELMQLLQENMQSLYILSSWGWNTEAKRAEAFSSKSWLIICRCQTSDIQSIAGFVSFRFECEEEHPVLYCYEIQLYPQFRHLHVGTFLMNILLSISLALNMHRVMLTVFKSNKSAIKFFEKLGFETDETDPSMFKGVKTVDYRILSKLTIK; this is translated from the exons ATGAGGAAACATTGTATTAAAAGTAAAAATGGTGGATTGATTTCCTATAAAAAATCTAAAGCAAAGGAGTTAGTTAATAATGCCAACAAAATATCTTGTTTAATAAAGGAACTCAATATATCATTAGAAATTCCTGACTATCTAAATGTAAATAATGCTATCACTATTGAATGTATAAAAGCATCTAAAGCTGATGTAGCAATTATTGACGAATTAATGCAACTACTTCAAGAAAATATGCAA AGTTTGTATATTTTATCGTCATGGGGTTGGAATACAGAAGCTAAACGAGCTGAAGCATTTTCATCAAAATCTTGGTTAATTATATGTCGTTGTCAAACTTCTGATATTCAGTCCATAGCTGGATTTGTTAGTTTTCGGTTTGAATGTGAAGAAGAACATCCTGTGTTATATTGTTATGAAATCCAATTATACCCACAATTTCGTCATTTACATGTTGGaacatttttaatgaatatattattatctaTTTCATTGGCATTGAATATGCATCGTGTCATGTTGACAGTGTTCAAGTCGAATAAAAGTGCTATTAAGTTTTTTGAGAAACTAGGATTTGAAACTGACGAAACAGATCCTTCTATGTTCAAAGGAGTTAAAACTGTTGACTATAGAATTCTGTCCAAATTAACTATTAAATGA